The following are from one region of the Paenibacillus protaetiae genome:
- a CDS encoding DNA topoisomerase III, with amino-acid sequence MSKSLVLAEKPSVAKEIARVLGCGQKHKSYIEGPEYVVTWALGHLVTLAEPEDYDAKYKTWNLEDLPILPNEMKLKTLKETSHQYRAVADLCRRHDIGELIIATDAGREGELVARWIMELVRWRKPFKRLWISSQTDKAIRDGFAALRPGRDYDALYASAVCRAEADWLIGLNVTRALTAKYNAQLAAGRVQTPTLAMLMDREKEINQFQPKPYWTAAVSYGSFTAQWRSDASPDGRLWSREEADLTAARLKTGEAKVESIRTTDKQEPHPEAYDLTELQRDANRRLGFSAKHTSSVLQKLYEQHKLVTYPRTDSRHLPSDMVPTLKGRLECVAVGPYAQPARKLLRSPLPITKRVVDDSKISDHHAIIPTEEYVNLNALSTDERKLYDLIVRRFIALFYPPYRYAETAVTLACGTDRLHAKGRVQKELGWKELYSGSPQPVDDEDEEDGRRAAERDADQLLPELQEGQWLTGGRVQVKEQRTQPPARYTEATLLTRMEKHGLGTPATRADIIEKLLGTETIERRQNQLVPTVKGKQLIELVVDELRRPELTAEWERELERIAKGKGDPKAFMAGIRKQADKWVQEVKRETKEYKPHNLTHSRCPECGKPLLEVKGKRGKSFVCSDRECGYRRAAEPALSNKRCPQCHKRMEIHTGKAGKYAQCRSCNVIEMLDGSKAGGRTNRKQQQRMIEQYSDNVSLSSSLGDALKAALLKTEDES; translated from the coding sequence ATGTCGAAGTCACTTGTACTTGCGGAAAAGCCTAGCGTAGCCAAAGAAATCGCGCGCGTGCTCGGCTGCGGGCAAAAACATAAAAGCTACATCGAAGGGCCGGAATATGTTGTAACCTGGGCGCTTGGCCATCTTGTTACGCTGGCAGAGCCGGAGGATTATGATGCCAAATATAAAACATGGAATTTGGAAGATTTGCCGATTTTGCCGAATGAGATGAAGCTGAAAACGTTAAAGGAAACATCGCATCAATATCGCGCTGTAGCGGACTTGTGCCGCCGGCACGATATTGGAGAGCTTATTATTGCAACAGATGCAGGACGGGAAGGGGAACTTGTCGCCCGCTGGATTATGGAGCTCGTGCGCTGGCGCAAGCCGTTTAAGCGGCTCTGGATTTCATCGCAGACGGATAAGGCGATCCGCGACGGATTTGCGGCGCTTCGGCCCGGCCGCGATTATGATGCGTTGTACGCTTCGGCGGTTTGCCGCGCGGAAGCCGACTGGCTGATCGGGCTGAATGTTACCCGTGCGCTGACAGCCAAATATAACGCCCAGCTTGCGGCAGGCCGGGTGCAGACGCCAACGCTGGCCATGCTGATGGACCGTGAAAAAGAGATTAACCAGTTCCAGCCGAAGCCTTATTGGACGGCAGCGGTTTCCTATGGTTCGTTTACCGCCCAGTGGCGTTCGGATGCATCGCCGGACGGACGGTTGTGGTCGCGCGAGGAGGCGGATTTGACGGCTGCCCGCCTGAAAACCGGCGAGGCGAAGGTGGAGAGTATCCGCACCACCGATAAGCAGGAGCCGCATCCCGAAGCATATGATTTGACCGAACTGCAGCGCGATGCGAACCGGCGGCTTGGCTTCTCGGCCAAGCATACTTCCAGCGTGCTTCAGAAGCTGTACGAGCAGCACAAGCTGGTAACGTACCCGAGGACCGATTCGCGGCATTTGCCAAGCGATATGGTGCCGACCTTGAAAGGGCGGCTGGAATGCGTTGCCGTCGGGCCGTATGCGCAGCCCGCGCGCAAGCTGCTCCGCAGCCCGTTGCCGATTACAAAACGTGTGGTGGATGACAGCAAAATCAGCGATCACCATGCCATTATTCCTACCGAAGAATATGTGAATCTAAACGCTTTAAGCACCGATGAGCGCAAGTTGTACGATTTAATTGTGCGCCGGTTTATCGCGCTGTTTTATCCGCCGTACCGTTATGCCGAGACGGCGGTTACGCTTGCTTGCGGCACGGACCGGCTGCATGCGAAAGGCCGCGTACAGAAAGAGCTTGGCTGGAAGGAGCTGTACAGCGGCAGCCCGCAGCCGGTGGACGACGAGGATGAGGAGGATGGCAGGAGAGCGGCTGAACGCGACGCCGACCAGCTGCTGCCGGAGCTGCAGGAAGGACAGTGGCTGACCGGCGGGCGCGTGCAGGTGAAGGAGCAGCGCACACAGCCGCCGGCCCGGTATACGGAAGCAACGCTGCTGACCCGGATGGAGAAGCACGGGCTCGGCACCCCGGCAACACGTGCGGATATCATTGAAAAGCTGCTCGGAACGGAAACGATTGAGCGCAGGCAAAACCAGCTTGTCCCAACCGTCAAAGGGAAGCAGCTGATTGAGCTGGTTGTCGACGAGCTGCGCCGTCCGGAGCTTACCGCCGAATGGGAGCGGGAGCTGGAGCGCATTGCTAAAGGCAAAGGCGACCCGAAAGCATTTATGGCCGGCATCCGCAAGCAGGCGGACAAATGGGTCCAGGAAGTAAAGCGGGAAACGAAAGAGTACAAACCGCATAACCTGACCCATTCGCGTTGTCCGGAATGCGGCAAGCCGCTGCTTGAAGTGAAAGGCAAGCGCGGCAAATCGTTTGTATGCTCGGACCGCGAATGCGGCTACCGCCGCGCAGCGGAGCCGGCGCTTTCCAATAAGCGCTGTCCGCAATGCCATAAGCGGATGGAGATTCATACCGGCAAAGCTGGCAAATACGCGCAATGCAGAAGCTGCAACGTTATCGAAATGCTGGATGGCAGCAAAGCCGGAGGGCGGACCAACCGGAAACAGCAGCAGCGCATGATCGAGCAGTACAGCGACAACGTATCGCTGTCGAGCAGCCTCGGCGATGCGCTGAAAGCTGCATTGCTGAAGACGGAGGACGAGTCTTAA
- a CDS encoding YheC/YheD family protein: MGEYSGRQLASKWIKTGALLSHHEIAPHIPPTRKYSGEALQAMLNVHGMVVIKPVVGAGGHGVIKVAKEGGRYSYTYYARKQTFSSFQAMKQSLDKLRKGRSYLIQKGIELARVNGRPIDYRVKYVKTDTGWQYRSMVGRIAKKGLFVTNLCRGGVMVKAADGIRQSFSSSHVAAKKQKMRRLTELSTGVLENRFPGIGQLGFDYGIDRSGKIWIFEVNTRPQ, from the coding sequence ATGGGTGAATATTCAGGAAGGCAGCTGGCCAGCAAATGGATCAAAACCGGAGCGCTTTTGTCCCATCATGAAATTGCGCCTCATATTCCGCCGACAAGAAAATATTCCGGAGAAGCGCTGCAAGCGATGCTGAACGTTCACGGAATGGTCGTCATCAAGCCGGTCGTCGGAGCGGGCGGTCATGGCGTTATCAAGGTTGCAAAAGAAGGCGGGCGCTATTCGTATACGTATTATGCCCGCAAACAAACCTTCTCCAGCTTTCAGGCCATGAAGCAGTCGCTCGATAAACTTCGCAAAGGCCGCAGCTATTTGATTCAAAAAGGGATTGAGCTCGCGCGCGTAAACGGCCGTCCGATTGACTACCGGGTGAAATATGTGAAAACCGACACAGGCTGGCAATACCGTTCGATGGTTGGACGTATTGCCAAAAAAGGGCTGTTTGTAACAAACCTGTGCCGCGGAGGCGTAATGGTGAAAGCGGCCGATGGCATTCGCCAATCGTTTTCTTCTTCTCATGTAGCGGCGAAAAAACAAAAGATGCGCAGGCTGACGGAGCTGTCCACCGGGGTTCTGGAGAATCGTTTCCCGGGCATCGGCCAGCTTGGGTTCGATTACGGCATCGATCGTTCAGGGAAAATATGGATCTTCGAAGTCAATACAAGACCGCAATAA
- the sda gene encoding sporulation histidine kinase inhibitor Sda, producing the protein MELLSDELLIETLRAAIQYELDQEFIQMLQAELKRRQINSDQDALSKRKFA; encoded by the coding sequence ATGGAGTTGCTTTCGGATGAGCTTTTGATTGAAACGCTCAGAGCAGCGATACAATATGAATTGGACCAGGAATTTATACAAATGCTGCAAGCGGAACTGAAACGCAGGCAAATCAATTCGGATCAGGACGCATTAAGCAAACGTAAATTTGCCTAA
- a CDS encoding NAD(P)/FAD-dependent oxidoreductase gives MSNIPKIVILGAGYGGILTALRLQKELNYNEADVTLVNKHDYHYITTHLHMPAAGTDNPENARVNISKLIDEFKIDFVKSTVVQIRPQDRKVILEDGTLSYDYLVIGLGGEPETFGIPGLGDYAMNIRSINSVRLIREHIEYQFARYKREPHRTDYLTFVVGGAGFTGIEFVGELSDRLPQLCKQFDVDPTLVKLYNIEAAPTALPGFDPELVEYAMDVLTKKGVTFRIGTAIKECKPDGVVVGEGEEIKSATVIWTGGIRGNRLIEEAGFETMRGRVKIDEHLRVPGMDNVYVLGDNSLVFGPEGRPYPPTAQIAMQQGVTCAHNLVASIRNQPLKGFEFSNKGTVASLGKGEAIGIAFGKKYKGRSAAWLKKMIDLRYLFIIGGIPLVLRKGKFF, from the coding sequence ATGAGCAACATTCCAAAGATAGTGATACTGGGGGCCGGATACGGCGGTATTTTGACCGCTCTACGCCTGCAGAAAGAACTTAATTATAATGAAGCAGACGTTACGCTGGTTAATAAACATGATTACCACTACATTACGACACATTTGCATATGCCGGCTGCCGGCACGGATAATCCGGAGAATGCACGGGTGAACATCTCGAAGCTGATTGACGAATTTAAAATCGACTTTGTCAAATCAACCGTTGTCCAAATCCGTCCGCAGGACCGGAAAGTCATTTTGGAAGACGGCACGCTTTCTTATGATTATTTGGTAATCGGACTTGGCGGGGAGCCGGAGACATTTGGCATTCCGGGCCTCGGCGATTATGCGATGAATATCCGGAGCATCAATTCGGTGCGCCTGATCCGCGAGCATATCGAATATCAGTTTGCCCGTTATAAACGTGAACCGCACCGGACCGATTATTTAACGTTTGTTGTCGGCGGCGCAGGCTTCACCGGCATTGAATTTGTCGGCGAGCTTTCCGACCGTCTCCCGCAGCTGTGCAAACAGTTTGATGTGGATCCGACGCTGGTGAAGCTGTACAATATCGAAGCGGCTCCAACGGCATTGCCGGGGTTTGACCCGGAACTGGTGGAATATGCGATGGATGTACTGACGAAAAAAGGCGTTACCTTCCGCATCGGCACAGCCATTAAGGAGTGCAAGCCGGATGGCGTTGTAGTTGGCGAAGGGGAAGAAATTAAGTCGGCTACCGTGATTTGGACCGGGGGCATTCGCGGCAACCGCCTGATTGAAGAAGCGGGTTTCGAAACGATGCGCGGGCGGGTCAAAATCGACGAGCATCTGCGTGTTCCTGGAATGGATAATGTCTATGTGCTTGGCGACAACTCGCTTGTGTTTGGGCCGGAGGGCCGCCCTTATCCGCCGACAGCGCAAATCGCGATGCAGCAGGGCGTTACTTGCGCTCATAACTTGGTTGCCTCCATCCGGAACCAGCCGCTTAAAGGGTTTGAGTTCAGCAATAAAGGCACCGTAGCTTCGCTTGGCAAAGGAGAAGCGATCGGCATCGCTTTCGGCAAAAAATATAAAGGACGGTCGGCGGCTTGGCTTAAAAAAATGATCGACCTCCGTTACTTGTTTATTATCGGCGGCATACCGCTAGTTCTTCGTAAAGGGAAGTTTTTCTAA
- a CDS encoding PAS domain S-box protein produces the protein MNKRIDVQHTQLVVSRLRESEERYRCLVEQLPDALLVFADYEIVYVNSSAVQLLGASTSEELIGKPVVQFMLPENIQTLTAEIEAILKIAPSKPELMKQTLIRLDHQPIDVEVKAIPVKFAGRHAVQLIIRDVSERKKMEETLVETGNLYRSLLENTVAGVILAHEHQTVYANPYLVNTLGYSLKQFLELRPLEFLIEEERLSLQEKLLSSRENLRLGFSGRGMTRDGQIVYLEGSFTRVQYAGKPAILGTLHDVTFKKEREDELRETANMYKRLIKFIPEPIVLSDEGIVLYANNSALDMLQLKEEKDWLGQSIFQFIHPVYHADSVEVLSRVLETDLPSPFIERQLVRSDGTLIEVELSSIRIRNYMNKTVILSVIRDLTERKRSEEMLVRSEKLSLIGQMAAGVGHEIRNPLTALKGFTQLLRSRNQDALFYYDIMMNELDRISLIVDEFMSLAKPHLSEFKETTIEKIVKSVISLLDTQAIMVGVDIELELEEDLPTVFGDENQLKQVILNVVKNGIEAMPDGGLVHISAKRMDNDRLLIAIQDNGVGIPEELLSKVGEPFLTTKDKGTGLGLMVCNRIVDTHHGDLQLFSVKGEGTRVEITLPAMKISG, from the coding sequence GTGAACAAGCGAATAGATGTGCAGCACACACAGCTAGTCGTAAGCCGCTTGAGGGAAAGTGAAGAGCGTTATCGCTGCTTGGTCGAACAATTGCCGGACGCTCTCCTCGTATTTGCTGACTATGAAATCGTATACGTGAACTCATCGGCCGTACAGCTGCTTGGCGCCAGCACTTCTGAAGAACTTATCGGCAAGCCGGTAGTCCAGTTTATGCTTCCGGAAAACATTCAAACTTTAACAGCCGAGATCGAAGCTATTTTAAAAATAGCGCCATCCAAACCGGAGCTCATGAAGCAAACGCTGATTCGGCTTGACCACCAGCCTATCGATGTTGAAGTGAAAGCCATTCCGGTGAAATTCGCCGGCCGCCATGCAGTCCAACTGATCATCCGAGACGTGTCGGAACGCAAAAAGATGGAAGAAACGCTTGTAGAGACAGGGAATTTGTACCGCAGCCTGCTGGAAAACACGGTTGCAGGCGTTATTTTGGCGCATGAGCATCAAACCGTGTACGCCAACCCGTATCTTGTAAATACGTTAGGTTATTCGCTGAAACAATTTTTGGAGCTGCGTCCGCTCGAATTTTTGATCGAAGAGGAACGGTTGAGCCTGCAGGAGAAGCTGCTAAGCAGCAGGGAGAATCTCAGGCTTGGCTTCAGCGGCAGAGGCATGACAAGGGATGGCCAAATCGTCTATCTGGAAGGCTCCTTCACCCGGGTCCAATACGCCGGCAAGCCTGCCATACTGGGCACACTTCATGATGTTACGTTCAAAAAGGAACGGGAAGACGAACTTCGCGAGACGGCCAATATGTATAAGCGGCTTATTAAATTTATTCCGGAGCCCATTGTTTTGTCGGATGAAGGCATCGTTCTGTATGCCAACAACTCAGCGCTTGATATGCTTCAGCTGAAAGAGGAAAAAGATTGGCTTGGGCAGTCGATCTTTCAGTTTATTCATCCCGTTTATCATGCTGATTCGGTGGAGGTGCTGAGCAGAGTGCTGGAAACCGATCTGCCGAGCCCTTTTATAGAACGGCAGCTGGTGCGGTCGGACGGCACCTTGATCGAAGTGGAGCTGTCGAGCATCCGAATCCGCAATTATATGAACAAAACGGTTATCCTATCGGTCATCCGGGATTTGACGGAACGCAAACGTTCGGAGGAAATGCTTGTTCGGTCGGAGAAGCTGTCGCTGATCGGCCAGATGGCCGCCGGCGTAGGGCATGAAATCCGCAATCCGTTAACGGCTTTAAAAGGGTTCACGCAGCTGCTTCGGTCCCGAAATCAGGATGCGCTATTTTATTACGATATTATGATGAACGAGCTGGACCGGATCAGTCTCATCGTCGATGAATTTATGTCGCTGGCGAAACCGCATCTGTCCGAATTTAAGGAAACAACGATTGAGAAAATCGTGAAAAGCGTGATCTCTCTGCTGGACACGCAAGCCATTATGGTAGGCGTTGATATCGAGCTGGAGCTGGAGGAGGATTTGCCGACTGTATTCGGCGATGAAAATCAATTAAAGCAGGTTATTCTAAACGTCGTCAAAAATGGGATCGAAGCGATGCCTGACGGCGGACTCGTCCATATCTCCGCGAAACGAATGGATAATGACCGGTTATTGATCGCCATTCAAGACAATGGCGTTGGCATACCGGAGGAGCTGCTTTCCAAAGTCGGGGAGCCGTTCTTGACGACTAAAGATAAAGGAACGGGTCTTGGGCTGATGGTGTGCAACCGCATTGTAGATACTCATCACGGCGACTTGCAGCTCTTTAGCGTCAAAGGAGAAGGCACCCGGGTAGAAATTACGCTGCCGGCAATGAAGATTTCCGGATAA
- the hemQ gene encoding hydrogen peroxide-dependent heme synthase gives MSEAAQTLEGWYALHDFRKLDWTAWRAAEEQTRAKALDELQGFLQQWAAVVQDKQGSTAVYSIIGQKADFVFMHLRETLEDLNAIETAFNKTLFAQFTVPAYSYVSVVELSNYMGGSGDPMENPEVVARLKPALPKANHICFYPMNKRRSGSDNWYMLSMEERRGMMRSHGMIGRKYAGKVKQIITGSVGFDNWEWGVTLFADDALQFKKLVYEMRFDEVSAKYGDFGDFYVGNLLDSQKFAALLQL, from the coding sequence ATGAGTGAAGCAGCACAAACGCTGGAGGGCTGGTACGCCCTGCACGATTTCCGCAAGCTGGACTGGACCGCATGGAGAGCAGCCGAGGAGCAGACTCGCGCCAAAGCATTGGACGAGCTTCAAGGTTTCCTTCAACAATGGGCGGCTGTCGTGCAGGACAAACAAGGCAGCACGGCCGTTTATTCCATTATCGGACAGAAAGCCGATTTTGTTTTTATGCATTTGCGCGAAACGCTGGAAGACTTGAACGCCATCGAAACCGCTTTTAACAAAACATTGTTTGCCCAGTTTACCGTTCCGGCTTACTCTTATGTAAGCGTTGTGGAGTTAAGCAACTACATGGGCGGCTCCGGCGATCCTATGGAAAATCCGGAGGTTGTCGCGCGCCTGAAGCCGGCACTGCCGAAAGCGAACCATATCTGCTTCTATCCGATGAACAAGCGCCGCAGCGGCAGTGATAACTGGTACATGCTCAGCATGGAAGAACGCCGCGGCATGATGCGCAGCCACGGCATGATCGGCCGCAAATACGCCGGCAAGGTCAAACAAATCATTACCGGCTCCGTAGGCTTCGACAATTGGGAATGGGGCGTTACGCTGTTTGCAGACGACGCGCTTCAGTTCAAGAAACTTGTTTATGAAATGCGTTTTGATGAAGTAAGCGCCAAATACGGCGATTTTGGCGATTTTTATGTCGGCAATTTGCTGGACAGCCAGAAGTTCGCCGCATTGCTTCAGCTGTAA
- a CDS encoding YuiB family protein, whose amino-acid sequence MLQLIVAVVLFFVMMFGIGFIFNMLLKTTWFPIYLFIIVLVPLGIWWTWDDSESVSANFTSFTIVDVLPVIGALVGAYVSGWAIRALRRGGYKMF is encoded by the coding sequence ATGCTTCAATTAATTGTGGCCGTGGTGCTTTTTTTTGTTATGATGTTTGGCATCGGGTTTATATTTAATATGCTTTTGAAGACAACTTGGTTTCCCATTTATTTGTTTATCATTGTGCTTGTTCCGCTGGGCATTTGGTGGACATGGGACGACTCGGAATCCGTATCGGCCAACTTTACTTCGTTTACGATCGTAGACGTACTGCCGGTCATCGGAGCGCTTGTCGGCGCTTATGTAAGCGGCTGGGCTATTCGCGCGCTGCGCCGCGGCGGCTACAAAATGTTCTGA
- a CDS encoding DnaD domain protein produces MRIGNLLQYTENHRYYTFRDFSLSSLDYKMLSLVYQPMIGGLAIALFHQLYYGVPEGSCGYSGLDTQRKLLLGLGLEMNERGRRQLIEQCSMLEAVGLLQTSRVGVPEQSEFVYEYELLEPLSPGEFFRNLHLTMLLRDKIGKYPLIALREMFGSKEPDELAESQLEKENISVPFYEIFRLNAQSTDNELEQALSEVAPARQAASRPPLESARFTYGEIIMHFPRMSGNRKYVEKLRTDADQLTQINYVAYKFNLKLPDVCYLLDEEGIFLENGELLIDELQLRAAQLYRQDQKRQNDRERVLSRSKELERELDSGDELIEEHAVGEEHYLPVPSQLDGRCDVPQYNMLMRNEPRTKFLQRFFPGTVPDLIERLFERIEFNYRLPEPVINVLIHYVIGNNDSKRLSRTFVESVAANMLVKQVDTFEKAIGYLKDQEQVEADKERRQSGEPAAGGGRAPAKGGRRGSVSRKPAIPVVQSMPTGGAVSPEELEELRKLARELDGNSSR; encoded by the coding sequence ATGCGCATCGGCAATCTTTTGCAATATACCGAAAATCACCGTTATTATACGTTTCGCGATTTTTCGCTGAGCAGTCTTGACTATAAAATGCTGTCGCTTGTATACCAGCCGATGATCGGCGGACTGGCGATTGCTTTGTTTCATCAGCTTTATTACGGCGTTCCGGAAGGAAGCTGCGGTTATTCCGGCTTGGATACGCAGCGTAAGCTGCTGCTGGGTTTAGGCCTCGAAATGAATGAGCGCGGCCGGAGGCAGCTTATTGAGCAATGTTCTATGCTGGAAGCGGTAGGGCTGCTGCAGACGTCTCGGGTGGGCGTGCCGGAGCAATCGGAATTTGTTTACGAATATGAGCTGCTTGAGCCGTTGTCGCCAGGCGAGTTTTTCCGTAATTTGCATTTAACGATGCTGCTAAGGGACAAGATAGGCAAATACCCGCTTATTGCGCTTAGGGAAATGTTCGGCTCCAAAGAGCCGGACGAGCTGGCGGAATCGCAGCTGGAGAAAGAAAACATTTCGGTTCCGTTTTATGAAATATTCCGGCTGAATGCACAGTCTACCGATAACGAGCTGGAGCAGGCGTTAAGCGAGGTGGCTCCTGCGCGCCAGGCGGCTTCGCGTCCGCCGCTGGAATCGGCCAGGTTTACGTACGGCGAAATTATTATGCATTTTCCCCGTATGTCGGGCAACCGCAAATATGTGGAGAAGCTGCGCACCGATGCGGACCAGCTGACCCAAATCAATTACGTCGCTTACAAGTTTAATTTGAAGCTTCCGGATGTATGCTATTTGCTGGACGAAGAAGGGATCTTTCTCGAGAACGGTGAGCTTCTCATTGACGAGCTGCAGCTGCGGGCCGCGCAGCTGTATCGGCAGGATCAGAAGCGCCAAAACGACCGGGAGCGTGTATTGTCTCGTTCGAAGGAGCTGGAGCGGGAGCTTGATTCCGGCGATGAGCTTATTGAAGAACATGCTGTAGGCGAAGAACACTATTTGCCGGTGCCGTCGCAACTGGACGGCCGCTGCGATGTGCCGCAATACAATATGCTGATGCGAAATGAGCCGCGGACGAAGTTTTTGCAGCGGTTTTTTCCGGGAACAGTGCCGGATTTAATCGAACGGCTTTTTGAGCGGATCGAGTTTAATTACCGGCTTCCGGAACCGGTCATCAATGTGCTGATTCATTATGTGATCGGCAACAACGATTCCAAGCGGCTGTCGCGTACGTTTGTTGAATCGGTGGCTGCCAATATGCTTGTCAAGCAGGTCGATACGTTCGAGAAAGCGATTGGATATTTGAAGGACCAAGAACAGGTGGAAGCCGATAAAGAACGGCGCCAGTCCGGCGAACCGGCAGCAGGCGGAGGCAGGGCGCCAGCCAAGGGAGGACGGCGCGGCAGCGTATCCCGCAAGCCGGCCATTCCGGTTGTGCAAAGCATGCCGACCGGTGGAGCAGTGTCTCCCGAAGAGCTGGAAGAGCTGCGAAAGCTGGCGCGTGAGCTGGACGGCAACAGCAGCCGATAA
- the dnaI gene encoding primosomal protein DnaI yields MESLGELLKGWPQASSIHEQAERKMSELMQDPLVERLLAKHPELDAATVRLNLNRVYQYVTEYRNCTNCPGLDQCPNDFEGHYTLLSVETAGPNVQLNDRKVSCKKFIAKRNEEQIRSRVRSFYVDEKVLQGGYSSDEILNKDAERLKAVGQVLRYTMKTKEQGLQTEGLYLTGSFGTGKTFLMGYMLHELAKAGYSGVIVYMPDFVEDLKAMLHEPGKLKETVDLMKETDLLIFDDIGAENLNPWVRDHVLGSILNYRMNRKPTFYTSNYDLDALEMHFSFTNKDGDERHKGERLMNRVRPYVEIVHVTGSNKRERM; encoded by the coding sequence ATGGAATCGCTGGGCGAATTGTTGAAAGGCTGGCCGCAGGCCTCTTCCATCCATGAACAAGCCGAACGCAAAATGTCCGAGCTGATGCAGGACCCGCTTGTCGAACGTCTGCTTGCCAAGCATCCGGAGCTGGACGCGGCAACGGTCCGGCTTAATCTGAACCGCGTATACCAATACGTTACGGAGTACCGGAATTGTACGAATTGCCCGGGACTGGACCAATGCCCAAACGATTTTGAAGGCCACTATACGCTGCTCTCCGTTGAAACGGCGGGTCCAAACGTGCAGCTGAACGACCGTAAAGTTTCTTGTAAAAAATTTATCGCCAAACGGAATGAGGAACAGATCCGCAGCCGTGTCCGCAGCTTTTATGTGGATGAGAAGGTGCTGCAGGGCGGATATTCTTCGGATGAAATATTAAATAAAGATGCAGAGCGGTTAAAAGCGGTTGGCCAAGTGCTGCGCTATACGATGAAGACGAAGGAGCAGGGGCTTCAGACGGAAGGGTTGTATTTGACCGGCAGCTTTGGCACCGGCAAAACGTTTCTTATGGGATACATGCTGCACGAGCTTGCCAAAGCCGGTTATTCAGGCGTTATCGTCTACATGCCGGACTTTGTTGAAGATTTGAAGGCGATGCTGCATGAGCCGGGCAAGCTAAAGGAAACCGTTGATTTAATGAAAGAAACGGATTTGCTCATTTTTGATGATATCGGGGCGGAGAATTTAAACCCGTGGGTAAGGGATCATGTGCTGGGATCTATTTTAAATTACCGGATGAACCGCAAGCCGACTTTCTATACGTCCAATTATGATTTGGATGCGCTTGAAATGCATTTCAGCTTTACGAATAAAGACGGCGACGAAAGGCATAAAGGAGAACGCCTGATGAACCGGGTGCGGCCTTATGTAGAAATCGTTCATGTAACTGGGAGCAACAAACGGGAGCGAATGTAG